Part of the Caballeronia sp. SL2Y3 genome is shown below.
GTGCTGGCGGGACCGTGGTGCGCGCAGACCCTGGCCGATCTCGGCGCGGACGTCATCAAGATCGAGCGGCCCGGAACCGGCGACGACACGCGCCACTGGGGCCCGCCGTATCTGAAGACGCCCGACGGCGAGGACACGCGCGAAGCCGCCTACTATCTCGCGGCGAACCGCAACAAGCGCTCGGTGACGGTGGATATCGCCACCGAAGAAGGCCAGCGCATCGTGCGCGAACTCGCCGCGCAAAGCGACGTGGTGCTGGAGAACTACAAGGTCGGCCAGTTGAAGAAGTACGGGCTCGACTATGAATCGCTTGCGCAGGTCAAGCCGGACATCGTCTATTGCTCGGTAACGGGCTTCGGGCAGACGGGTCCGTATGCGCAGCGCGCGGGCTACGACTTCATCATTCAGGGCATCGGCGGGTTCATGAGCATTACCGGCGAGCGCGACGGCCAGCCGGGCGGCGGCCCGCAGAAGGCCGGCGTTGCCATCGCGGACCTGATGACCGGCATGTACGCGACGGTCGGCGTCCTGGCGGCGCTGAGTCATCGCGACAGAACGGGCGAAGGCCAGTACATCGACATGGCGCTGCTCGACGTGCAGGTGGCGATGCTCGCCAACATGAACACGAACTTCCTCGCGAGCGGCAAGCCGCCGGTGCGCTGGGGCAACGCGCATCCCAACATCGTGCCGTATCAGACCTTCCAGACGAGCGATGGCTGGATCATCGTCGCGGTGGGCAACGACGGCCAGTTCCGCAAGTTCGTCGAAGCGGGCGGACGCGCGGAACTGGCCGACGATCCGCGCTTCGCGACGAACCCCTCGCGCGTGCGCAATCGCGACCTGCTCGTGCCGATTCTCGCGGACATGGTGCGCGCGCGCGGCAAGCACGCATGGCTTGCGGCGCTGGAAGCGGCGGGCGTGCCGTGCGGGCCGATCAACGATCTCGCGGAAGTGTTCGACGACCCGCAGGTGATCGCGCGGCGGATGCAGATCGACTTGCGGCATCCGGAAGGCGGCGCGGTAAAGCTCGTCGCGAGCCCGATCAAGATGAGCGCGACTCCGCCCGAAGCGCGCACGCATCCGCCGATGCTCGGCGAACATACGGCGAGCGTGCTCGCCGACGTGCTGGGTTACGACGACGAGAAAATCGCGCGACTACGGGCGTCGAAGGCGATTTGAGCCGAGATCAGCGCACGCCCGCGCCGATCAGCCCGCCCGCCGCCGCGCCCGCGACGGTGCCGAGCGGCCCGCCCGTCACGAGATAGCCGAGCGCGCCGCCGGCAGCGGCGCCGACGCCGGCGTGCGCCTGCTGGCGCGACATACCCGAGCACGCGGCGAGGCTCGAAACGAGGGCGGCTGCCGCGGCGAGCTTGATGGTCGTGATAGCGATCTTCTTCATGGCTGGGTTCCTTCTTCTGCTTGTGTTGTCGTTGTGATGTCTTGTTGTGTACTGCTTCGCCGGGGCGAAACCCGACGTGGCGAGCCGATCATAAAATCCGCCCGATGCGGCTCACAAGGCGATTTACGTCCCGTTACGGTCGTTACGAAACGGCTCGCGCGCCACCCGCCGGCGACGAGGCGCAACCCGCCTGCCCGCGCCGGTTGCGTAAGGTAGAATCGACCCGATATCCAGTCATGATTCGAACCCGTTCCGAGCCGCGCGGAACGGTTGCCGAACCGATCACACGCGAGCGCATCCGTTGGCACTCTTTTTCGCATGAACACCGATCGCAACGACGCCCCGGCGCCATCCAATTTCATCCGCAACATCATTGAAGACGACAACCGCTCCGGCAAATGGGCGCAGCGGGTCGAGACGCGCTTTCCGCCCGAGCCGAACGGCTACCTGCACATCGGCCATGCGAAGAGCATCTGCGTGAACTTCGGGCTGGCCGCGGATTACGGCGGCGTGTGCCATCTGCGTTTCGACGACACCAATCCCGAGAAGGAAAGCGTCGAGTACGTGGACTCCATCATCGACGCCGTGAAGTGGCTCGGCTACGACTGGAACAAGGACGGCCGCGAGCACAAGTACTTCGCGAGCGACTACTACGACAAGCTGTACGAGTTCGCGGAAATGCTGATCGCGAAGGGTCAGGCGTACGTCGACAGCCAGAGCGCCGAGGAAATGCGCGCGACGCGCGGCTCGGCCACCGAAGCGGGCATCAACTCGCCGTATCGCGACCGCACGCCCGAAGAGAACCTCGACCTCTTCCGCCGCATGAAGGCGGGCGAGTTCAAGGAAGGCGAGCACGTGCTGCGCGCGAAGATCGACATGGCTTCGCCCAACTTCAACATGCGCGATCCGGTCATCTACCGCATTCGTTTCGCGCATCACTACCGTACCGGCGACACTTGGTGCATCTACCCGATGTACGACTATGCGCATTGCGTGTCGGATGCGCTCGAGAACATCACGCATTCGCTGTGT
Proteins encoded:
- a CDS encoding CaiB/BaiF CoA-transferase family protein gives rise to the protein MGALSHIRVLDLTRVLAGPWCAQTLADLGADVIKIERPGTGDDTRHWGPPYLKTPDGEDTREAAYYLAANRNKRSVTVDIATEEGQRIVRELAAQSDVVLENYKVGQLKKYGLDYESLAQVKPDIVYCSVTGFGQTGPYAQRAGYDFIIQGIGGFMSITGERDGQPGGGPQKAGVAIADLMTGMYATVGVLAALSHRDRTGEGQYIDMALLDVQVAMLANMNTNFLASGKPPVRWGNAHPNIVPYQTFQTSDGWIIVAVGNDGQFRKFVEAGGRAELADDPRFATNPSRVRNRDLLVPILADMVRARGKHAWLAALEAAGVPCGPINDLAEVFDDPQVIARRMQIDLRHPEGGAVKLVASPIKMSATPPEARTHPPMLGEHTASVLADVLGYDDEKIARLRASKAI
- a CDS encoding ornithine carbamoyltransferase → MKKIAITTIKLAAAAALVSSLAACSGMSRQQAHAGVGAAAGGALGYLVTGGPLGTVAGAAAGGLIGAGVR